Genomic window (Sulfurimonas sp.):
TCGGAGTAACTGGAAAATATATAGGACAACAACACTATACGCAAATCATGAATAGAGGGGCTCCTACCCAAACTTCAGATTCAGATGCTAAAACAGATGCCTTTACAGTTGTGGATATTACTGCTAATTACACCATAAATAAAATGTTTGAGGTTTATGGCGGAGTAAACAATGTAAATGACGCAAAAATTGATGATGTCTTAGGTTCTAATGTTGGTAGATACTACTTTGCTGGTATCAGAGGTCATTTTTAATATTTAGCATGTGTAAGCATGTTAAATATATAAATAATTGAATGAGATGAAATGGGCATAAACAAACTAAATGATTGTATAACGAGAAACAGAGCAAACAGATCAAGAGTTAGAGAAGCAATTTATACTCTATTAATGAATAGTCATGAATGCTTAAATGTATCTCAAATCATTAAAGAACTTTCTATTTCATATCCTAAAAAACTTTCTCAAAATACTATATATAGACATCTAAATTTTTTTATAGAATGTAAATTAGTTATTGTCATACAAGATGATTTTAAAAGAGCATACTACTATCTCAAAGAAGATGCTCTTATGTTTTTTTGTGTTTGTACAGTTTGCACTCGTGTTACCAAGATAAATATGGATAATTCTATAGAGTTAGACGACTTTAAAGACACAGAATTTATTACAATACATAAAATATGTAATGAATGTAGTTCAAAACCATAAATGATAATGATTACCATTTTAAATAAATAATAAGTTTTCCTTTGTACAATTATGATATTAATTTTCAAAATTATAATCATAAAGGGAAAAAATGAATAAATTCATTAGATTAAGTTTAGTAGCGGCACTAGCAATTAGCACATCAGTATTTGCAGATGAGTCAAAAGAAGCAAATAGCATTCAAGAAATGTTTAGCAAGGGTACTGTAAGTGGGCAAATACGCTTAGGTTATGCTGCAAATAAGACGGAAACTGCTGGTGCAAAGGACACATCAGCAACTGCGATTGGTGGTCAACTAAAGTTTGAGACTGCAGCCATTAAAGGCTTTAGCCTAGGTGTTGCAATGTATACTTCTCACGCTATATCTGGACTAAGTGGCGATGCTAAGGATGGTGAATTCAATGGTGAACTAACTTCAGATAATGGTCAATATACAGAAGTAGCAGAGTCTTATATTAATTTTGATTACGAAGGTTTTAACTTTCGTGGTGGTCGTCAACTTATAGATACCCCACTAGCAGATAGTGATGATATTAGAATGACTCCACACACTTTTGAGGCATATATTGCTTCTTATACGCTAAAAGATTTAGGTTTGTCTTTTATTGCAGGAAGTGTACTAAATTGGCAAGGTGTTGATTCAGACTACGCTAATGTAACAAATGGTGTTTGGGCAAAAACTGGCGAAGATGGCACTTATGTCGGTGCGGTAACATATTCAAATGATATTATTGAAGCTAGCGCTTGGTACTATGATGTAACAAAGGCTGCTTCAGCAATATATACAGATGTAACTGGAACTATTGCAATTAATGATGATATTGAAATTGTTGTTGCTGCTCAATATCTTGGTGAAAGTGAAAAGGATAATGCGGCCGGTGCACCTAGTACAATTGAAGGAAGTATTATAGGGGCTATGGTTGAAGCTGGAATTTATGGCGCAACTTTATCAGTAGCTTACGATAGCGTAAGTGTAAAAGATGGAAACCAAATTTTTGAAGGATTTGGTGGTGGTTCTTCATATACCAACATCGATACTATGACAGCGGGTACTCTTCATGATGGTACTGTTGGTGATGGTAGTTCTTATACTATTGGTGCTGCTTATGAGATTGCTGGGGTAAACATATTTGGTGTTTATGGAGATTATCAAGCCGATGCTGTTACTGGAGGGGTAAAAGCCCATGTAACTGAAATAAATGTAGGTTTAGAATATGAGTACAATGAAGGTGAAGCTGATGTAGCATTTATTTATGTTATAGGAGAGGATAAAGAATCTTCTGCTAAAACAGACTTTGATAATGATCGTATTCAACTAGTAATGAACTACAACTTCTAAAACCATGCCCTTCGGGGCATATATTCTTCTTTTACACATTTACTTAGTCAAAAATCTTGACACTTTTGATTAAGTTTATGTATTAAATAAATTTATAAAATAAAGGTATTAAAATGATAAAACAAAAAAAATTAACATTATCTATCGTAGCTTCTTTAGCAGTAGTTTCTTTAGCAATGGCCGCGCCATATGCAAATACTAAAACTACTGTTTTAGATAAAACATTCAAAACAGCAGGAGCAATGTTTGCTTATACTGAATTTGAACTCTCTGGTGAACCATTAGCTGAGGCATTAGGACTTGATCTTGATACATTAGATCCAAATGCAATAAATGAACCTACTGAATTTGACTACACAACAGGTATTGAAAGTTATGAGTATAGCGAAGAAGCTATGTATGCTCTAAACTACCAATCAAAAATGGGACCTCACTTAGTAAATGGACTACTAAACAAACAAAGGGGTGGGAATATGCAATCTCTTGCAAAAAGATTTATTCATTTTGCCAAAGTTACAGGGAATGACCCTGAAATAATTCCTCTAAATATGCACCCTACTGCCCTTCCATATATCTCTGGTCTTCCAGAATTTGCCTCAAAAGTTGATACTACTACTGTAAATAGTGATGAAGTTATAGTATTTAGACATGGTAAAGAAAAAAAAATCAGAACTTCTGTTCCTGCTTATTTAAGAGATTATAAAACTCTGTCTTGGAAAGAAAGTGGTATGGATAAAACTTTTAATCCTGCAGCCTTTGGTGGTGCTTTACTTAAAGATATTATGTGGGCTCAAGATTTCTTAGGTGGCATGCATGTAACTCTAACAGATGAAGAAGTAGAAGCTTCAAGTTCTACTATGGACCATGATGGGAAACATACACTAGGTGTATCTTCAGCAGATGGAGTAAACGGTGCTATATTAACTGAACTTTCGCATGAAAGAATTCTTTATATGCAAGAAAAACTTGGATTTAATGGTCAAAAACTAGGTGTAACTATAACTCCTAAATATAATGCTAAGAAAAATCCAATTTGGTTTGCTAACAAAGTAGCAGTTACTGAAGGTAAACGAAATGGCACGAAATCAGTTAAAACTTTAAAAGTTATTGAGTCTCACTCAAGTTTAAGAGATACTTGGGGTGTACTATGGCCAATGAGTGAATTTTATGCATTTAGTGACCAAAGAAAGAACAATAAAAATCAAAACCCAGCATTTTCAAGCGTGTTTGATGGTGATCCATTCAAAAAAGCACCATCTAAGAATACAGATGCTAACACAAAAAATAATATTAAGAGTGATGATGCTTTCTCAGTAGCAAGCAACTTATCTAATATGCTATTTCAAAATATGACAACTTTGCACTTTAACAAAAAAGCTGGAACACTTGTAGATAGATATGATGGAAAACAAGGAGCAAGAGTTACAACTTTTGATGCAGCTTATTCTATGGAAGCTTTAAGAATTTTTCAAAGAGTTACAGATGCACTTCCAGTTGGATATGGCTCAGGAGAAGGTGCAGCATCTCTTGAAACAGCACAAGGTAAAAAAGCAATTAAGCTTATTAAAACACAAGCAAACTTCTTAATCAGTAACCTTAAATGCAAAGATGGTCTCTACTTTGATGGTTATATTTTAAATAAAGGTGTTGTAAAAACTAAATCAATTGGCACACAGTTTGCAGTAGTAAGAGGTCTTACATCAGCATACTTAGCAACTCATAACAAAAAGTACAGAAAAGAAGCAAGAGCTCTTATGGTAGCAATTGAGAAAAATATGTATGATAAAGATATTGGTACTTATGTAGATGCTTCTAAAGAATATACACCTTATTCTATTGGTGCGACGAGTGGTGGACTAAGAGATGCAATGCAACATCTTAAAAATACTGGTAACGAGAGTGAACCATCACTAGAACTTAAAAACCTTACAGATAGATTTACAAGATGGTTCCAATTGGTTATAAATGGAAACTCTACAACACAAGGTGCTCAACTTTCAGAATGGTTACTTGATACTGGTGAGTTTGTAGATGCAGCAAACAAAAGCGACAACAATAGTGATAAAGATAATGTTACCTCAATCACAGGAAACAATACAGCTATGACTATGGCAGCAAAAGTTAAACTGTCAAAATAAATATACTACTTAATATTGATATTTATTTTCAATATTAAGTAGTCTTTTACTATTATTTCTATATAATTGATACTGATTATTAATATAATGGAGTTTCTATTGAATAGACATAATACAAAAATCTACACGAATAAAAAAACTACAATATGAAAAGTATTTACATAGAGATATCAGTTATTCTCATGTTTTTGACAGGCATACTGCAATGGGATATTTTAAATATAGAATGGGAATATTTTACAACGCTACAAGCTATACATATTATAAGTTCTGTTTTCGTATCTGTTATTCTTATTATTCCATTTGTAAATATGCATCTATACAAGTATAGAAACAATATCCTAGCAAATAGAAGAAATTCTACAAATGGTATGATACTTGGTCTAACACTTTTTCTCATAATCTTAAGTGGTGGATATCTGTTTTTTATTGGAAATCGTGGTGGTGATACTATTGGTAATTACGCATTTTTAGTCCATCTCTACGGTTCTTTCGTTTTAGTATTTTTTCTTTGGTATCACACTGCTTTTTCAAAAGCAAATAAACGAAGAAAAAAGAAATCTGCTCAAAACAGAGCTAGGCTACAATCTATTGCTGTTAGTCTATTTATTTTAGGGCTACTTTTCCCAGCTTACCTATACTCATCTGTCAGTAGTTCAGCTATGTACTTGACAAATGACAATAAGTTTATTTATAGTGCAAACGGGGATGGAGGTAGTGTTACTAAGATAGATGCTCTATCAGGAAAAGTAATCTTCGAAATAACTCTTGGAGAAGATATAAGAACTATTGCTTTTAATGATGACGAATCTATATACGGCATTACAAATTACAAACAAAATAAAATTACATTTTTAAACAAAAAAAATAAAATTATTAAAACTATTAAAACAAAAAATAGACCTTACGCCATAATTTATGATAAAAAAAATAGATACTTTTTTGTAACTATTTTTGAAGATAATGAGCTTTTAATTATAGATGATAAAAATTTTAAGATTATTAAAACATTAAAAACTGCAAAAACACCAAGAGGTATGGCTCTGACTGATGATGGTAGGCTTTTGGTAACTCATGCGATGATAGGTGAAGTGAGTATTTATGATAGTAGAACATTTATAAAACTAAAAAGTATTTCCTTACAATCCACAAAAAATGATGATGAGTTTATACCACAGGGACTACCAAAATACTTAGATAACATAAAAATAAAACCAGATGGGAGCGAAGCTTGGATTCCACATATTTTATGGAACTTTGACCATCCATTTCAATTTCAATCAACAATTTTTCCTACAATTTCTATTATCTCATTAAAAAAAGGCGATGAAAAAGAGTTAGATAAAAAACGAAAAAATCTCTTTAAAGAGATAAATATACTTACTAATGATAATAAAACAATGATTGTGTCAAACCCTTTTGATATAGCTTTTAATAAAGATGGAAGTAAAGCTTTTGTTACACTAAGTGGTAGTGAAGATGTTATGGTTTTTAATATAGGAAGAAGTAGCGGTAGAAAAAATAAAAAACTTCATAGAAAAAGAGGTAAAAGAAAAGGCAATGGGGCAAAAGTTACCCAAATATTTAGAGCATACCCTAACAATACAAATCCAAAATATATACTAGCCAACCCAACAAATGATAATCTTTATGTTCAAAATGCTTCAAGACTTGACATGACACTATTAGATAGTGGTGGCGCGCATCCTTTTGCAAGAGTAACTTTGAAAAAAGACAAATTTGCACAACTTGTTAAGAATGATCCATTGGAAAAAGATTTACGACAAGGAAAGATGCTATTTAATAATGCAAACACAAATACTCATAAATCTACTCCTATGACTGGAGATTTTTGGATGAGTTGTAACTCTTGTCATTTTGAAGGATTTAATTTTACAAATGGTTTTCTTTTTGAAGCTACAAAACTAAAAGACAAAAGTAAAAAAGCAAATGTTGGACATGACAGACTAGATGGTTTTGTATCAAAGGCTCCGTTAGCTGATTATATAAGGTTTGCCACAGATGCACAAGGTGGAATGGGGTTTGACAAAAAAGCGAAACTACCTTTAGTTGATCCTAAAAATATGGGTAAAGAACTAGAAAAAAAGATGGAAAACTTACATAAATATGTAACAAGTAAAGAAAATCTACGATACTTATCTTCTTGGATAAAACTTGAAGATGATGTAGAAAAATACCATGTAGAGGATTGGACAAATTCTGCAAAATGTAAGTCTTGTCATAATGAAATCTTTAATCAATGGGCAGATTCAAATCATAAAAATTTAGTAGGAACAAATCCCTACTATATGGTACTTGAGAATGTAGCAGCACAGGTTGAAGGCGAAGGCTTTAGAAAATGGTGCATGAGTTGCCATAACCCATCTGGTGTAACCACAGGACTCTCTCATACTACCGACACGATGGAAAATCTTTTCCAAAGTGGCGCAACTACATTAATAGATGAACTAGAAAAATATGGAAATACAAAACTTGAAGAGGGTGTTAGTTGCGTAGCTTGTCACAGAATTACAAAAATTGAAGATGCTGGAGGGAATGCTGCATATACGCTAAATCTAACCGAGCGACGAAAATACGCTTTAGAAGATAGTAATTCAGATGTAGGACAGTGGCTAAGTGAGAAATTTATAAATTCTAAACCAAAAGAGCATTTAGAGAGTTATATGAAACCGATATATAAAGATCCTGTTTATTGTGCTAGTTGTCATGATGAATTTTCTCCTGGTAAAGGAAGTAAGATAGTATCAACCTACAAAGAGTGGCAAAACTCACCATTTAACAATCCAGATGATCCAACTAAGCATAAAACTTGTATTGATTGTCATATGACAAATATGAGTGATGGTAAATATTCACCTTTGGTTGGTCGTTCAACTGATGGCGGAAAAATAAAAAAAGATGTAAAAGTACATTATTTTAGTGGTTCAAATCATTTCTTATCAGGACTCAAAAACAAAGTACATGAAGACCAAACAATACAACTACTAAGAACTTCAGCAAAACTTGGAGTTGACATAAAAGACAACCAAGTAAAAGTATTTGTTACAAATGTTGGCGCTGGTCATCATCTTCCTACTGGTGTTGCAGATTTTAGGGAGCTATGGCTTGATATAACACTTAAAGATAGAAACTCAAATATTATTTTTGAAAGTGGAAAATTAAAAGAAGATGGAAACCTAGGTACAGATGCAAGACCTTTCATGAAGGTTTTTGGAGATGAAGATGGCAAACCTGTTGGACTTTTATTTTGGAAATATAAAAAACTTTTAAGTGATAGCAGAATTCCCGCTGGCCAAACAAGAGTTGAGAGTTATGATATACCAAATATCAAATCACTAAAGTATCCATTAACTGTAGAAGTCAAGTTAAATTTTAGAGTATATCCGCAATGGGTAACAGATGCTGTACGAAAAGCATATCCAAAATTACCAAATCCACCAGTTATTGAACTAGAAAAAATAATAAAGGAATTTAATTAATGTTAGCAAGTTTTTTAATTACATTTAGAGAAGGGCTTGAAGCTTTTTTAATAGTAGGAATCATCATTTCTTATTTAGGAAAACTACAAGCTACAAAATATAATAAATATATTTATCTTGGAGTAACACTAGGAGTAATAGTATCTCTTATTATCGCTTATATTTTTCAAGTAGTATTACTTGGGATTGATGATGCAAATTTAAAACACTATTTAATGATAGGTATTTTACTTTTTGCAACAATTGTTTTATCATACATGGTTGTTTGGATGGCGAATCAATCAAAAAATATTAAAGGTGAAATTGAAGAAAATTTAAATAATCTTGTAACTACTGGAAATATCTTAGGAATGGTTTTTTTAGCATTTCTTGCCGTATTACGAGAAGGCTTTGAAACTGTATTATTTTTCTCAAGTTTAAGTTTAAGTCAAAATATCACGATGCAAGATGGTGCTATAGGTGGTGGTTTAGGACTTGTTTTATCTGTTATATTAGTCTATTTAATTATGAAAGGTGCAAAAAACATACCTCTTAGAGAATTTTTTAAATGGACTGGACTACTTATCCTTATCATAGCAGGTGGACTTTTTGGTAGTGCAGTTTCTATGATGCAAGCGAGTGAACTGCTCCCTACCTTTGTACCTGTGGTGTATGATATCTCAGGCATACTTGATGACAGAGGTTTATTTGGAACATTTTTAAGAGCTTTGTTTGGCTACAACTCATCACCTACCCTACTTCACTTACTTTCATGGAGTTCTTACATGATAGGTGCTATTTATTTATGGAGAAAAACTTATAGTGCAAAATAATGATATAGTTATAATTGGTGGCGGTGTCGCAGGATTAATTGCTGGTATTGAGCTAATTAAAAGTGGCAAATCTGTTACAATTTTAGAAAAAGAGTCAACTGTTGGTGGACAATGTAAAACAGAAGTATTAAAAGTAGGTGATAAAGAGTTTAGATTTGATTATGGTGGTCATAGATTTATAACAAACAATCAAAAACTTTTAAATTTCGTTGAGGAGATACTTGATGATGACTTACTAACATCACAAAGAAGTTCAGTTATACTGCATCAAAATAAAGTTTACGAATATCCCTTAAATCTTAAAAACCTTTTGAGAGTAGCACCTTTAAAACTTTTAATCGGTGCTTCTTTTGATACTATAAAAATAATACTTAAAATCACTCCAAGAGATGATACAAACTTTAAAACTTGGATAAGTTCAAGGTTTGGTAAATCTTTATATGAACATTTTTTTGGTCCATATACTCAAAAACTTTGGGGAATCAAACCAGAGCTTTTAAGTGCTGACTGGGCAGGA
Coding sequences:
- a CDS encoding FTR1 family iron permease; this translates as MLASFLITFREGLEAFLIVGIIISYLGKLQATKYNKYIYLGVTLGVIVSLIIAYIFQVVLLGIDDANLKHYLMIGILLFATIVLSYMVVWMANQSKNIKGEIEENLNNLVTTGNILGMVFLAFLAVLREGFETVLFFSSLSLSQNITMQDGAIGGGLGLVLSVILVYLIMKGAKNIPLREFFKWTGLLILIIAGGLFGSAVSMMQASELLPTFVPVVYDISGILDDRGLFGTFLRALFGYNSSPTLLHLLSWSSYMIGAIYLWRKTYSAK
- a CDS encoding OprD family outer membrane porin encodes the protein MNKFIRLSLVAALAISTSVFADESKEANSIQEMFSKGTVSGQIRLGYAANKTETAGAKDTSATAIGGQLKFETAAIKGFSLGVAMYTSHAISGLSGDAKDGEFNGELTSDNGQYTEVAESYINFDYEGFNFRGGRQLIDTPLADSDDIRMTPHTFEAYIASYTLKDLGLSFIAGSVLNWQGVDSDYANVTNGVWAKTGEDGTYVGAVTYSNDIIEASAWYYDVTKAASAIYTDVTGTIAINDDIEIVVAAQYLGESEKDNAAGAPSTIEGSIIGAMVEAGIYGATLSVAYDSVSVKDGNQIFEGFGGGSSYTNIDTMTAGTLHDGTVGDGSSYTIGAAYEIAGVNIFGVYGDYQADAVTGGVKAHVTEINVGLEYEYNEGEADVAFIYVIGEDKESSAKTDFDNDRIQLVMNYNF
- a CDS encoding multiheme c-type cytochrome — encoded protein: MKSIYIEISVILMFLTGILQWDILNIEWEYFTTLQAIHIISSVFVSVILIIPFVNMHLYKYRNNILANRRNSTNGMILGLTLFLIILSGGYLFFIGNRGGDTIGNYAFLVHLYGSFVLVFFLWYHTAFSKANKRRKKKSAQNRARLQSIAVSLFILGLLFPAYLYSSVSSSAMYLTNDNKFIYSANGDGGSVTKIDALSGKVIFEITLGEDIRTIAFNDDESIYGITNYKQNKITFLNKKNKIIKTIKTKNRPYAIIYDKKNRYFFVTIFEDNELLIIDDKNFKIIKTLKTAKTPRGMALTDDGRLLVTHAMIGEVSIYDSRTFIKLKSISLQSTKNDDEFIPQGLPKYLDNIKIKPDGSEAWIPHILWNFDHPFQFQSTIFPTISIISLKKGDEKELDKKRKNLFKEINILTNDNKTMIVSNPFDIAFNKDGSKAFVTLSGSEDVMVFNIGRSSGRKNKKLHRKRGKRKGNGAKVTQIFRAYPNNTNPKYILANPTNDNLYVQNASRLDMTLLDSGGAHPFARVTLKKDKFAQLVKNDPLEKDLRQGKMLFNNANTNTHKSTPMTGDFWMSCNSCHFEGFNFTNGFLFEATKLKDKSKKANVGHDRLDGFVSKAPLADYIRFATDAQGGMGFDKKAKLPLVDPKNMGKELEKKMENLHKYVTSKENLRYLSSWIKLEDDVEKYHVEDWTNSAKCKSCHNEIFNQWADSNHKNLVGTNPYYMVLENVAAQVEGEGFRKWCMSCHNPSGVTTGLSHTTDTMENLFQSGATTLIDELEKYGNTKLEEGVSCVACHRITKIEDAGGNAAYTLNLTERRKYALEDSNSDVGQWLSEKFINSKPKEHLESYMKPIYKDPVYCASCHDEFSPGKGSKIVSTYKEWQNSPFNNPDDPTKHKTCIDCHMTNMSDGKYSPLVGRSTDGGKIKKDVKVHYFSGSNHFLSGLKNKVHEDQTIQLLRTSAKLGVDIKDNQVKVFVTNVGAGHHLPTGVADFRELWLDITLKDRNSNIIFESGKLKEDGNLGTDARPFMKVFGDEDGKPVGLLFWKYKKLLSDSRIPAGQTRVESYDIPNIKSLKYPLTVEVKLNFRVYPQWVTDAVRKAYPKLPNPPVIELEKIIKEFN
- a CDS encoding transcriptional repressor, with the translated sequence MGINKLNDCITRNRANRSRVREAIYTLLMNSHECLNVSQIIKELSISYPKKLSQNTIYRHLNFFIECKLVIVIQDDFKRAYYYLKEDALMFFCVCTVCTRVTKINMDNSIELDDFKDTEFITIHKICNECSSKP